A single Streptomyces sannanensis DNA region contains:
- a CDS encoding PP2C family protein-serine/threonine phosphatase translates to MTEGERLNGVLLEALLDRAHELPPHLIGPLVAEELGRIGGREVSLLLQDYGQVLLVPLPGGGLTAGPPQRIDGSDAGRAFLGATRVEVPLADGVRLYLPLLDGGDHVGVLALTLDRVDDAVRRLLRRVAGIVADLLVTKQGYTDLFFRARRREPMSVAAEIQWSLLPPLVMSMPHVAVAGILEPAYDVAGDSFDYALNDDILHAAMIDAMGHGLDAATMATVAIGAYRHARRISIGLSEIYAFMDRAIAEQFGPDHFVTAQMMRLNTTTGHLQWVNAGHPAPLLIRDHEVVQELHSPTTLPVGFGGQEPQISEQTLRRGDRVLCFTDGLIEEHDTGGEQFGEEQLISWINHNERSEAGVRAVVRSLSHTLKRQRGGSTTDDATLFLIEWRGTTNEGRHPTGGGLHRYV, encoded by the coding sequence ATGACGGAAGGCGAGCGGCTGAACGGCGTCCTCCTGGAGGCGCTCCTGGACCGTGCCCACGAGCTGCCACCTCATCTGATCGGCCCGCTGGTCGCGGAAGAGCTCGGCAGAATCGGTGGTCGCGAGGTGTCGCTCCTCCTGCAGGACTACGGTCAAGTACTGCTCGTGCCGCTACCCGGCGGCGGCCTGACGGCCGGCCCACCGCAGCGGATCGACGGCTCCGACGCCGGGCGCGCCTTCCTGGGCGCGACTCGCGTCGAAGTGCCACTCGCAGATGGTGTCCGGCTGTATCTGCCTCTGCTGGACGGTGGGGATCACGTCGGCGTCCTGGCCCTCACCCTGGACCGCGTCGACGACGCTGTCCGACGGCTGCTGCGCAGGGTGGCAGGGATCGTCGCCGACCTGCTGGTGACCAAGCAGGGCTACACCGATCTGTTCTTCCGGGCGCGGCGCCGAGAACCGATGAGCGTCGCCGCCGAGATCCAGTGGTCCTTGCTGCCGCCACTGGTGATGTCCATGCCGCACGTGGCGGTTGCCGGGATACTGGAACCCGCGTACGACGTGGCCGGCGACAGCTTCGACTACGCGCTCAACGACGACATCCTGCACGCGGCCATGATCGACGCGATGGGCCACGGTCTGGACGCCGCCACCATGGCCACGGTCGCCATCGGCGCGTACCGTCACGCCCGGCGCATCAGCATCGGCCTGTCCGAGATCTACGCGTTCATGGACCGGGCCATCGCGGAACAGTTCGGCCCCGACCACTTCGTCACCGCACAGATGATGCGCCTCAACACCACGACCGGCCACCTGCAGTGGGTCAACGCCGGCCACCCCGCACCCTTGCTGATCCGCGACCACGAGGTCGTGCAGGAACTGCACAGTCCGACCACCCTGCCGGTGGGCTTCGGCGGACAGGAGCCACAGATCAGCGAGCAGACACTCCGGCGCGGCGACCGCGTTCTGTGCTTCACCGATGGCTTGATCGAGGAGCACGACACCGGCGGCGAACAGTTCGGCGAGGAACAGCTCATCAGCTGGATCAACCACAACGAGCGGTCCGAGGCAGGAGTACGCGCAGTGGTGCGCTCCCTCTCCCACACCCTCAAGCGGCAACGAGGCGGCAGCACCACCGACGACGCGACCCTCTTCCTGATCGAATGGCGCGGGACGACGAATGAAGGCCGCCACCCCACGGGTGGCGGCCTTCACCGCTATGTCTGA
- a CDS encoding DUF4191 domain-containing protein has protein sequence MARKANNGGADSAATPGRLKQIALTYKMTRKADPKVGLVVAGVGIVTFGVLLAIGFLIDHPVYLGILGFILAFLAMAIVFGRRAERAAFGQLEGQPGAAAAVLQNIGRGWTTTPAVAMNRSQDVVHRAVGKAGIVLVAEGNPNRLRTLLAAEKKKMARVVVDVPVHDFIVGNGEGEVPLKKLRTTLVKLPRVLTGAQVTAANDRLRALGDLMSNMPLPKGPMPKGMRMPRGGKMR, from the coding sequence ATGGCGAGGAAGGCAAACAACGGCGGCGCGGACAGCGCCGCGACACCCGGGCGGCTCAAGCAGATCGCCCTGACGTACAAGATGACCCGGAAGGCCGATCCCAAGGTCGGTCTCGTGGTCGCAGGCGTGGGAATCGTCACCTTCGGTGTCCTCCTCGCGATCGGTTTTCTGATCGATCACCCGGTCTACCTGGGCATCCTGGGCTTCATCCTGGCCTTCCTCGCGATGGCGATCGTCTTCGGACGCCGTGCCGAGCGGGCCGCCTTCGGGCAGCTGGAAGGCCAGCCGGGCGCGGCCGCCGCCGTACTGCAGAACATCGGCCGCGGCTGGACCACCACTCCCGCGGTCGCGATGAACCGCAGCCAGGACGTCGTCCACCGCGCCGTCGGCAAGGCCGGCATCGTGCTGGTGGCCGAGGGCAACCCGAACCGGCTGCGCACCCTGCTGGCGGCCGAGAAGAAGAAGATGGCCCGCGTCGTCGTGGACGTGCCGGTGCACGACTTCATCGTCGGCAACGGCGAGGGCGAGGTGCCGCTGAAGAAGCTCCGCACCACCCTGGTGAAGCTGCCCCGCGTCCTCACCGGCGCCCAGGTCACGGCGGCCAACGACCGGCTGCGCGCGCTGGGCGACCTGATGAGCAACATGCCGCTGCCGAAGGGCCCGATGCCGAAGGGCATGCGGATGCCGCGCGGCGGAAAGATGCGCTGA
- the lipB gene encoding lipoyl(octanoyl) transferase LipB, with the protein MTELRFVHLGFGEDAVDYQEAWQEQRRVHAARFADEIPDTCLLLEHPPVYTAGRRTEDSERPLDGTPVVDVDRGGKITWHGPGQIVGYPIQKLPRPVDVVAHVRRLEEALIRTAAEFGLETTRVEGRSGVWVLGDPVEQRPQIGGLSLDLDPRLHDEEFDPRLNGPEYAPSNAGQRREDRKLAAIGIRVAKGVTMHGFSFNVNPDNTWFDRIVPCGIRDAGVTSLANELGRDIAVTEVLPVVQKHLEDVLRNAVLAPRERTTSP; encoded by the coding sequence GTGACTGAGCTGCGGTTCGTCCATCTGGGCTTCGGCGAGGACGCCGTCGACTACCAGGAAGCGTGGCAGGAGCAGCGGCGCGTGCACGCGGCACGGTTCGCGGACGAGATTCCGGACACCTGTCTTCTGCTGGAGCACCCGCCCGTCTACACCGCGGGACGGCGCACCGAGGACAGTGAGCGCCCCCTGGACGGCACCCCGGTCGTGGACGTCGACCGCGGCGGAAAGATCACCTGGCACGGCCCGGGCCAGATCGTCGGCTACCCGATCCAGAAGCTGCCCCGCCCGGTGGACGTGGTCGCCCACGTCCGACGCCTGGAGGAGGCGCTGATCCGTACGGCAGCGGAGTTCGGCCTGGAGACCACCCGGGTCGAGGGCCGCAGCGGCGTGTGGGTGCTGGGCGACCCGGTCGAGCAGCGCCCGCAGATCGGCGGGCTCTCCCTCGACCTCGACCCGCGGCTGCACGACGAGGAGTTCGACCCGCGTCTGAACGGCCCGGAGTACGCCCCCTCCAACGCCGGCCAGCGTCGCGAGGACCGCAAGCTCGCCGCGATCGGCATCCGGGTCGCCAAGGGCGTCACGATGCACGGCTTCTCGTTCAACGTGAACCCGGACAACACCTGGTTCGACCGGATCGTGCCGTGCGGCATCCGGGACGCGGGCGTCACCTCACTCGCGAACGAGCTGGGGCGCGACATCGCCGTCACCGAGGTGCTGCCGGTGGTGCAGAAGCACCTGGAGGACGTACTGCGGAACGCGGTCCTGGCGCCTCGCGAGCGCACCACCTCCCCCTAG
- a CDS encoding RDD family protein: MDKRQAIGSWLSGPRAAAEQMGADFGYRGERLGLPENGPGSIAPLGRRFGAIFIDWALCMLIAAGPFAQDDRQTQGNLALGIFFVMSVLTVGTLGSTPGKRILGLRVVAEDGGRPGLVWVLVRSVLLCLALPALIWDRDGRGLHDRLSRSVQVRI, from the coding sequence GTGGACAAGAGGCAAGCAATCGGATCGTGGCTGTCCGGGCCGCGCGCGGCAGCCGAGCAGATGGGCGCCGACTTCGGCTACCGGGGCGAGCGGCTCGGTCTGCCGGAGAACGGGCCGGGCTCCATCGCCCCGCTCGGACGGCGCTTCGGCGCCATTTTCATCGACTGGGCGCTGTGCATGCTGATCGCAGCCGGGCCGTTCGCCCAGGATGACCGGCAGACGCAGGGCAACCTGGCGCTCGGGATCTTCTTCGTGATGAGTGTGCTGACCGTGGGCACGCTCGGCTCCACCCCCGGCAAGCGGATCCTCGGGCTGCGGGTCGTGGCGGAGGACGGCGGGCGGCCCGGCCTGGTGTGGGTCCTGGTCCGCTCCGTGCTGCTGTGCCTCGCGCTTCCCGCGCTGATCTGGGACCGCGACGGACGCGGCCTGCACGACCGGCTCAGCCGGTCGGTGCAGGTGAGGATCTGA
- the lipA gene encoding lipoyl synthase, whose protein sequence is MSAVTPDGRKMLRLEVRNSQTPIERKPEWIKTRAKMGPEYNALQKLVKSEGLHTVCQEAGCPNIFECWEDREATFLIGGDQCTRRCDFCQIDTGKPQALDRDEPRRVGESVVTMDLNYATITGVARDDLEDGGAWLYAETVRQIHQQTAGREGGHTKVELLAPDFNAVPELLEEVFASRPEVFAHNIETVPSIFKRIRPGFRYERSLEVITKAREYGLVTKSNLILGMGETREEVSEALQDLHDAGCELITITQYLRPSVRHHPVERWVKPQEFVELKEEADEIGFSGVMSGPLVRSSYRAGRLYQQAMEKRSRAAA, encoded by the coding sequence GTGTCCGCAGTCACCCCCGACGGACGCAAGATGCTGCGCCTGGAGGTCCGGAACAGTCAGACCCCCATCGAGCGCAAGCCCGAGTGGATCAAAACCCGGGCGAAGATGGGCCCCGAGTACAACGCCCTCCAGAAGCTCGTCAAGAGCGAGGGCCTGCACACGGTGTGTCAGGAGGCGGGCTGTCCGAACATCTTCGAATGCTGGGAGGACCGCGAGGCGACCTTCCTCATCGGCGGCGACCAGTGCACCCGGCGCTGCGACTTCTGCCAGATCGACACCGGCAAGCCGCAGGCGCTGGACCGTGACGAGCCCCGCCGGGTCGGCGAGTCGGTCGTCACGATGGACCTGAACTACGCCACCATCACCGGCGTCGCGCGCGACGACCTGGAGGACGGCGGCGCCTGGCTGTACGCGGAGACCGTGCGCCAGATCCACCAGCAGACCGCCGGCCGCGAGGGCGGCCACACCAAGGTCGAGCTGCTCGCCCCGGACTTCAACGCGGTGCCGGAGCTGCTCGAGGAGGTCTTCGCCTCCCGCCCCGAGGTGTTCGCGCACAACATCGAGACGGTCCCGAGCATCTTCAAGCGGATCCGCCCCGGCTTCCGTTACGAGCGCTCCCTCGAGGTCATCACCAAGGCCCGCGAGTACGGCCTGGTGACCAAGTCGAACCTGATCCTCGGCATGGGCGAGACCCGCGAGGAGGTCAGCGAGGCGCTGCAGGACCTGCACGACGCGGGCTGCGAGCTGATCACCATCACCCAGTACCTGCGTCCGTCCGTGCGGCACCACCCGGTGGAGCGCTGGGTCAAGCCGCAGGAGTTCGTGGAGCTGAAGGAGGAGGCCGACGAGATCGGCTTCTCCGGTGTGATGTCCGGGCCGCTGGTCCGCTCTTCGTACCGTGCGGGACGGCTGTACCAGCAGGCGATGGAGAAGCGCAGCCGAGCTGCAGCGTAG
- a CDS encoding DUF5994 family protein, giving the protein MNVTIERTTPSERAPSPPARLSLTPASPVPGRLDGAWWPRSRDLSRELTALAAALDSAWGRITRVAVNPAHWPVIPRKVPVDGHTIHVGWFADEQDPHQIIILSYTFGRLDLLVIPPETSPAAAARLMSAAATVGGLRTASELMTDEDTIGNLLDARGREETWETDGGAQVSSRLPRHVDPPGYLPSGRGM; this is encoded by the coding sequence ATGAACGTGACCATCGAACGTACGACACCGAGTGAGCGCGCACCCTCGCCGCCGGCCCGCCTGTCCCTGACACCGGCGAGCCCGGTTCCCGGTCGGCTGGACGGCGCCTGGTGGCCTCGCTCCCGCGACCTGAGCCGCGAGCTGACGGCCCTGGCAGCGGCACTGGACAGTGCCTGGGGGCGGATTACCCGCGTTGCGGTGAACCCGGCCCACTGGCCCGTCATCCCGCGCAAGGTGCCCGTCGACGGGCACACCATCCACGTGGGATGGTTCGCCGACGAGCAGGACCCGCACCAAATCATCATCCTCTCCTACACGTTCGGCCGCCTGGACCTGCTGGTGATCCCGCCGGAAACCAGCCCGGCTGCCGCCGCTCGGCTGATGTCCGCCGCGGCCACCGTGGGCGGTCTGCGCACCGCGAGCGAGCTCATGACGGACGAGGACACGATCGGCAACCTTCTCGACGCCCGAGGCCGAGAAGAAACCTGGGAGACCGACGGCGGCGCACAGGTGTCATCACGCCTCCCCCGGCACGTGGACCCGCCGGGGTATCTGCCCTCCGGCCGAGGGATGTGA
- the glnA gene encoding type I glutamate--ammonia ligase — protein sequence MFQNADEAKKFISDEDVKFVDVRFCDLPGVMQHFTIPAEAFDPDEEQAFDGSSIRGFQAIHESDMALRADLSTARIDPFRRDKTLNVNFFIHDPITGEQYSRDPRNIAKKAEAYLASTGIADTAFFGPEAEFYVFDSVRFNTTANEGFYHIDSEAGAWNTGAVEDNRGYKVRYKGGYFPVPPVDHFADLRAEISLELDKAGLKVERQHHEVGTAGQAEINYKFNTLLAAADDLMLFKYIVKNVAWRNGKTATFMPKPIFGDNGSGMHVHQSLWQGGEPLFYDEQGYAGLSDVARYYIGGILKHAPSLLAFTNPTVNSYHRLVPGFEAPVNLVYSQRNRSAAMRIPITGSNPKAKRVEFRAPDPSSNPYLAFSALLLAGLDGIKNKIEPAEPIDKDLYELAPEEHAGVPQVPTDLSAVLDALEEDNEYLQAGGVFTSDLIETWIDYKRTKEIAPIQLRPHPHEFELYFDI from the coding sequence ATGTTCCAGAACGCCGACGAAGCGAAGAAGTTCATCTCGGACGAGGACGTCAAGTTCGTCGATGTCCGCTTCTGCGACCTGCCGGGCGTGATGCAGCACTTCACGATCCCCGCGGAGGCGTTCGACCCGGACGAGGAGCAGGCCTTCGACGGCTCGTCGATCCGCGGCTTCCAGGCCATCCACGAGTCGGACATGGCACTGCGCGCGGACCTCTCCACGGCCCGGATCGACCCGTTCCGCCGCGACAAGACGCTGAACGTCAACTTCTTCATCCACGACCCGATCACGGGCGAGCAGTACAGCCGTGACCCGCGCAACATCGCCAAGAAGGCCGAGGCCTACCTCGCCTCCACCGGCATCGCGGACACCGCCTTCTTCGGCCCCGAGGCCGAGTTCTACGTCTTCGACTCGGTCCGCTTCAACACGACGGCCAACGAGGGCTTCTACCACATCGACTCCGAGGCCGGCGCCTGGAACACCGGCGCGGTCGAGGACAACCGCGGCTACAAGGTCCGCTACAAGGGCGGCTACTTCCCGGTCCCGCCGGTCGACCACTTCGCCGACCTGCGCGCCGAGATCTCCCTGGAGCTGGACAAGGCCGGCCTGAAGGTCGAGCGCCAGCACCACGAGGTCGGCACCGCCGGCCAGGCCGAGATCAACTACAAGTTCAACACACTGCTCGCCGCGGCCGACGACCTGATGCTCTTCAAGTACATCGTGAAGAACGTCGCCTGGCGCAACGGCAAGACCGCCACCTTCATGCCCAAGCCGATCTTCGGTGACAACGGCTCCGGCATGCACGTCCACCAGTCCCTGTGGCAGGGTGGCGAGCCCCTCTTCTACGACGAGCAGGGCTACGCGGGCCTCTCCGACGTCGCCCGCTACTACATCGGCGGCATCCTCAAGCACGCCCCGTCGCTGCTGGCCTTCACCAACCCGACGGTGAACTCCTACCACCGCCTGGTCCCCGGCTTCGAGGCCCCGGTCAACCTGGTCTACTCGCAGCGCAACCGCTCCGCGGCCATGCGCATCCCGATCACGGGCTCCAACCCGAAGGCCAAGCGCGTCGAGTTCCGCGCCCCGGACCCGTCCTCCAACCCGTACCTCGCCTTCTCGGCCCTCCTCCTCGCGGGCCTCGACGGCATCAAGAACAAGATCGAGCCGGCCGAGCCGATCGACAAGGACCTCTACGAGCTCGCCCCCGAGGAGCACGCGGGCGTCCCCCAGGTCCCGACCGACCTCTCCGCGGTGCTGGACGCCCTGGAGGAGGACAACGAGTACCTGCAGGCCGGCGGTGTCTTCACCTCCGACCTGATCGAGACCTGGATCGACTACAAGCGCACCAAGGAAATCGCGCCGATCCAGCTGCGGCCGCACCCGCACGAGTTCGAGCTCTACTTCGACATCTGA
- a CDS encoding alpha/beta fold hydrolase gives MATIFECDGERLSCSVTEPDDPDPATTVVLLHGAGTSSKERLAPLARDFAARGCRTIAFDFSGHGDSSGELRELSLERRFTQARNVIDAYAPAGGRLILVGFSMSGQTVADLVDHYGDRVAAVGLGTPAVYAARAWPVRFGGGFTGIIRTPDSWRDSKALEVFRGFPGRAVLALPEVDAVIPSEVTESVTDALASGSRFTRLDFAGADHQLAAWFRDHPGDRERFVDAMLDEGLSATRAWAEKQLPEGQRITGLGRLRGGWTSQMRLLHVEGAGTQRDVVLRSFVKPFFRRHAPGLLTREADILTLLAGSGVPAADLLAVDAEGEHCEHPSLLMSRLPGRVRADEEDLDRRIGLLAEQLVRIHALEVPEGARPRPYQAWTSPERVRIPEATERPELWARAVDVLRGREPRYEGCFLHRDFHPANVLFTGAGESLRVSGVVDWVETSWGPADLDVAHCSTALALLHGTRAAILFGERYAALGGRLSPDPAAQLYWRLLDALAFAPDAEKVAVAWRELGRTDLTPDVLTGRLEDYIAEVLHRFG, from the coding sequence ATGGCGACGATCTTCGAATGCGACGGTGAACGGCTCAGTTGTTCCGTGACGGAACCGGATGACCCGGATCCGGCGACAACCGTCGTGCTGTTGCACGGAGCGGGTACCAGCAGCAAGGAGCGACTGGCCCCGCTCGCCCGGGACTTCGCGGCACGCGGCTGCCGCACCATCGCCTTCGACTTCTCCGGGCACGGCGACAGCTCCGGCGAACTACGGGAGTTGAGCCTGGAGCGCCGGTTCACGCAGGCCCGGAACGTCATCGACGCATACGCTCCCGCCGGGGGCCGGCTGATTCTGGTCGGCTTCAGCATGAGCGGACAGACGGTCGCCGACCTGGTGGATCACTACGGGGACAGGGTGGCCGCTGTCGGGCTGGGCACCCCCGCGGTGTACGCCGCGCGGGCCTGGCCGGTGCGTTTCGGTGGCGGTTTCACCGGGATCATCCGGACCCCGGACAGCTGGCGGGACTCGAAGGCGCTGGAGGTTTTCCGGGGCTTCCCGGGGCGGGCCGTGCTCGCCCTGCCCGAGGTGGACGCGGTGATCCCGTCCGAGGTCACCGAGTCCGTGACGGACGCACTGGCGTCGGGTTCACGGTTCACGCGGCTGGACTTCGCAGGGGCGGACCATCAGCTGGCGGCCTGGTTCCGGGACCACCCCGGCGACCGGGAGCGGTTCGTCGACGCCATGCTCGACGAGGGCCTGTCGGCGACCCGTGCCTGGGCGGAGAAGCAACTGCCAGAGGGACAGCGGATCACCGGGCTGGGGAGGCTGCGGGGCGGCTGGACCTCACAGATGCGGCTCCTGCACGTCGAAGGGGCGGGCACACAACGGGACGTGGTGCTGCGGTCCTTCGTCAAACCCTTCTTCCGGCGTCATGCGCCCGGCCTGCTCACGCGCGAGGCGGACATTCTGACCCTGCTGGCCGGCAGCGGCGTTCCGGCGGCGGACCTTCTCGCCGTCGATGCCGAGGGCGAGCACTGCGAGCATCCCTCGCTGCTGATGTCCCGGCTTCCGGGCCGGGTGCGCGCCGACGAGGAGGACCTGGACCGGCGGATCGGCCTGCTGGCGGAGCAGCTGGTGCGCATCCACGCCCTCGAGGTGCCGGAGGGCGCCCGCCCGCGCCCGTACCAGGCGTGGACCTCGCCCGAGCGCGTACGGATCCCGGAGGCCACGGAACGTCCGGAGCTCTGGGCCCGGGCGGTCGACGTGCTGCGCGGCCGGGAGCCGCGGTACGAGGGCTGCTTCCTGCACCGTGACTTCCATCCCGCCAATGTCCTGTTCACCGGGGCGGGCGAGTCGCTCCGCGTCAGTGGTGTCGTCGACTGGGTCGAGACCTCGTGGGGGCCGGCCGATCTGGACGTCGCCCACTGCTCCACCGCTCTGGCGCTGCTGCACGGGACGCGGGCCGCCATACTGTTCGGCGAGCGGTACGCGGCACTGGGCGGCCGGCTGTCACCGGACCCCGCGGCGCAGCTGTACTGGCGCCTGCTCGACGCCCTCGCCTTCGCGCCGGACGCGGAGAAGGTCGCCGTTGCGTGGCGCGAGCTCGGGCGTACGGATCTGACGCCGGACGTGCTCACCGGGCGGCTGGAGGACTACATCGCGGAGGTCCTGCACCGGTTCGGCTGA
- a CDS encoding regulator, producing the protein MTERPSQRTNRQLAALIAEAGFSNAGLARRVDQLGLEHGLDLRYDKTSVTRWLRGQQPRGTTPALIAEVFTRRLGRRLSAQDLGLDACAPVYAGLEFAATPEEAVDIVSGLWRKDSGNHVEMRKIAFTPAGLVVPSRDWLIGRADECVGRGEPTTGAHGASRVPSPGRVVLPRQRGADRTPGQRVTGGDIAALRSVGELFRALDHAYGGGHARQALVRYLEHEAEPMLRGTYGEATGRRLFAAAADLTRLAGWTSYDVAAHGLAQRYFVQALRLAQAAGDRAYGSYVLVTMSRQAVYLGHGREAVQLARVAQQGVGSAAPPVVQALLHAVEARGHGVLGDVRACTASLVRAERALETARPGDDTPYWVRFFDDAQLADEFAHCHRDLHQYRTAAQHAERSLQLRAPGFARSRLFCRVVLATARLGLGELDQACALGAEAAQQASEMRSARALEYVSEFERRLEPYRDASAVRTYRDRVAALG; encoded by the coding sequence ATGACGGAACGACCCTCGCAGCGCACCAACCGCCAGCTCGCCGCGCTCATCGCCGAGGCCGGATTCTCCAATGCGGGGCTCGCCCGCCGGGTGGACCAGCTGGGTCTGGAGCACGGCCTCGACCTGCGGTACGACAAGACATCGGTGACCCGCTGGCTGCGCGGCCAGCAGCCGCGCGGCACCACCCCCGCTCTGATCGCCGAAGTCTTCACCCGGCGGCTCGGACGCCGCCTCTCCGCGCAGGACCTGGGGCTCGACGCCTGCGCCCCCGTGTACGCGGGACTGGAGTTCGCCGCCACCCCGGAGGAGGCCGTCGACATCGTCAGCGGGCTGTGGCGCAAGGACTCCGGCAACCATGTCGAGATGCGCAAGATCGCCTTCACCCCGGCGGGACTGGTCGTCCCCAGCCGGGACTGGCTGATCGGCCGCGCCGACGAATGCGTCGGCCGCGGAGAGCCGACGACCGGAGCGCACGGCGCCTCCCGTGTCCCGTCGCCGGGACGGGTCGTCCTGCCGCGACAGCGTGGCGCCGACCGGACCCCCGGGCAGCGGGTGACCGGCGGGGACATCGCCGCACTGCGGTCGGTCGGGGAGCTGTTCCGGGCACTCGACCACGCCTACGGCGGTGGGCACGCCCGGCAGGCCCTCGTGCGCTACCTCGAGCACGAGGCCGAGCCGATGCTGCGCGGCACCTACGGGGAGGCCACCGGGCGACGCCTGTTCGCGGCCGCCGCGGATCTGACGAGGCTGGCCGGCTGGACCTCGTACGACGTCGCCGCCCACGGCCTCGCCCAGCGGTACTTCGTCCAGGCCCTGCGACTCGCCCAGGCGGCCGGCGACCGGGCCTACGGCTCCTATGTACTGGTCACCATGAGCCGCCAGGCCGTCTACCTGGGCCACGGGCGCGAGGCCGTCCAGCTGGCCCGGGTCGCCCAGCAGGGCGTCGGCTCGGCCGCCCCGCCCGTCGTACAGGCGCTGCTGCACGCCGTCGAGGCGCGCGGGCACGGGGTGCTCGGCGACGTGCGGGCCTGCACCGCGTCCCTCGTACGGGCCGAGCGGGCGCTCGAGACCGCCCGGCCCGGGGACGACACGCCGTACTGGGTGCGCTTCTTCGACGACGCGCAGCTGGCGGACGAGTTCGCGCACTGCCACCGTGATCTGCACCAGTACCGCACGGCGGCGCAGCACGCGGAGCGCTCGCTGCAACTGCGCGCGCCGGGCTTCGCGCGCAGCCGGCTGTTCTGCCGCGTCGTGCTGGCCACGGCCCGGCTGGGCCTGGGCGAGCTGGACCAGGCGTGCGCGCTGGGCGCGGAGGCTGCGCAGCAGGCGTCGGAGATGCGGTCGGCGCGTGCGCTGGAGTACGTCAGCGAGTTCGAGCGCCGCTTGGAGCCGTACCGCGATGCCTCGGCGGTGCGCACCTACCGCGACCGCGTGGCCGCGCTGGGGTGA
- a CDS encoding NAD(P)/FAD-dependent oxidoreductase: MIAPAHHADVVIVGAGLAGLSAAHRLTSAGLTICVLEAAPEVGGRMSTERLDGFRLDRIGRLLSSSYPELRRTPGLDGLELRPFSPGVLVHSEGRRYRAGEPGSARWGSPQGVGGALTAARALASAPRASTLLGNALDQARLGAALTRLAATPAPRLLARPELPTGTALLRRGLPSRTVRGFLRPLLAALLCDPELTTSSRCADLALRAYLRGGLCAPAGGASALTDLLTASLPPGTVRTGVRAVSVSTTSVVTAEHGEVRCRSMLLATGARSAAELLPGLRVPSFHPVTAFHHTAPVAPLAEPALLLDADRGGPVAHTAVMSEVDPSRAPRGRVLISSTVLGPPGRGLDRRVLRHLAALYGTSTSGWDLLAVHHDPDAVPAMPPPHDLRRPVRLLCGLYVCGDHRDTSTVQGALFSGRRAARAILTDFGIRPQADKKVPLPAAA, from the coding sequence GTGATCGCACCCGCTCATCATGCGGACGTCGTCATCGTCGGGGCAGGACTCGCAGGCCTGTCCGCGGCCCATCGGCTGACCAGCGCGGGACTGACAATCTGCGTGCTGGAGGCCGCCCCCGAAGTCGGCGGCCGGATGTCCACCGAGCGGCTCGACGGATTCCGGCTCGACCGGATCGGACGCCTGCTCAGTTCCTCGTACCCCGAACTACGGCGCACGCCGGGGCTCGACGGGCTCGAACTCCGGCCCTTCTCGCCCGGTGTACTCGTGCACAGCGAAGGCCGCCGTTACCGGGCCGGGGAGCCCGGGAGCGCGCGATGGGGGTCCCCCCAGGGCGTAGGGGGAGCACTGACCGCGGCACGCGCCCTGGCGAGCGCCCCCCGCGCCTCGACCCTGCTCGGCAACGCGCTCGACCAGGCCCGGCTCGGCGCCGCCCTCACCCGGCTCGCGGCCACCCCGGCCCCACGACTGCTGGCCCGCCCCGAACTGCCCACGGGCACGGCACTGCTGCGCCGCGGACTGCCGTCCCGTACCGTGCGCGGCTTCCTCCGCCCACTGCTCGCCGCGCTGCTGTGCGACCCCGAACTCACCACCTCCAGCCGGTGCGCCGACCTCGCGCTGCGCGCATACCTCCGGGGCGGGCTGTGCGCGCCGGCCGGCGGCGCATCGGCCCTCACCGACCTGCTCACAGCGTCACTCCCGCCGGGAACGGTACGGACGGGGGTACGCGCGGTCTCCGTCTCCACCACGTCGGTCGTCACCGCGGAACACGGCGAAGTACGGTGCCGCTCCATGCTCCTGGCAACCGGCGCGCGCTCCGCGGCGGAGCTCCTTCCCGGCCTGCGGGTGCCGTCCTTCCACCCGGTGACGGCGTTTCACCACACCGCGCCCGTCGCGCCGCTCGCCGAGCCGGCGCTGCTGCTGGACGCCGACCGCGGCGGACCCGTCGCGCACACGGCCGTCATGAGCGAGGTCGACCCCTCGCGCGCCCCACGCGGCCGGGTGCTGATCTCCTCCACGGTGCTCGGGCCTCCCGGGCGCGGCCTGGACCGCCGGGTTCTGCGCCACCTCGCCGCGCTCTACGGCACGTCGACATCCGGCTGGGACCTGCTCGCCGTCCACCACGACCCGGACGCGGTCCCGGCGATGCCGCCCCCGCACGACCTGCGCCGCCCGGTCCGTCTGCTGTGCGGGCTGTACGTCTGCGGCGACCACCGCGACACGAGCACGGTGCAGGGCGCGCTGTTCTCGGGCCGCCGGGCGGCCCGGGCGATCCTGACGGACTTCGGCATCCGCCCCCAGGCGGACAAGAAGGTGCCTCTCCCGGCGGCGGCGTAG